Proteins co-encoded in one Acipenser ruthenus chromosome 3, fAciRut3.2 maternal haplotype, whole genome shotgun sequence genomic window:
- the LOC117435765 gene encoding melanocortin receptor 4-like: protein MVYITAGFMIHKMNSTYHHGIIQAYHTRNHTLGAYAGANQSSEKDFSSSGCYEQLLISTEVFLVLGIFSLLENILVIAAIIKNKNLHSPMYIFICSLAVADMLVSVLNAWETIVMALITGGHLTFQDNLIKNMDNVFDSMICSSLLASICSLLAIAIDRYITIFYALRYHNIMTVRRAMIIISSIWSFCIVSGILFIIYSESTTVLICLISMFFTMLVLMTSLYVHMFMLARLHMKRIAVLPGNGTIHHGTNMKGAITLTILLGVFVVCWAPFFLHLILMISCPRNPYCVCFMSHFNMYLILIMCNSVIDPLIYAFRSQEMRKTFKEIICCCSLPGTCVCELPSRY from the coding sequence ATGGTCTATATAACAGCAGGGTTCATGATCCACAAAATGAACTCCACATATCACCACGGAATAATTCAAGCCTACCATACAAGGAACCACACTTTGGGTGCTTATGCAGGTGCTAATCAGTCCAGTGAAAAAGACTTCTCCTCTTCAGGATGTTATGAGCAGCTTTTGATCTCAACTGAGGTGTTTCTGGTCCTTGGTATTTTCAGCCTTTTAGAAAACATTTTGGTTATTGCTGCAATTATAAAGAACAAGAACCTACACTCTCCTATGTACATCTTCATCTGCAGTTTGGCAGTGGCCGACATGCTCGTAAGTGTATTAAATGCCTGGGAAACTATAGTGATGGCCTTGATCACCGGTGGGCACCTGACATTCCAGGACAACTTGATCAAAAACATGGACAATGTGTTTGATTCTATGATTTGCAGCTCATTGCTGGCTTCAATTTGCAGTCTGTTGGCCATTGCAATAGACAGATACATCACTATCTTCTATGCCCTCCGGTACCATAACATCATGACTGTAAGAAGGGCTATGATTATTATTTCAAGTATCTGGTCTTTTTGTATAGTGTCTGGTATCCTGTTTATAATTTACTCTGAAAGTACCACTGTCCTAATTTgtcttatttccatgtttttcacTATGCTTGTACTCATGACCTCTCTCTATGTCCATATGTTCATGCTGGCTCGGCTGCACATGAAGAGAATCGCAGTCCTTCCAGGGAATGGCACAATCCATCACGGTACCAATATGAAAGGAGCCATCACCTTAACCATCTTGCTTGGTGTCTTTGTGGTATGCTGGGCACCATTCTTTCTCCACCTCATCCTTATGATCTCCTGCCCTAGAAACCCTTACTGTGTCTGTTTCATGTCCCATTTCAATATGTACCTCATTCTCATAATGTGTAACTCAGTGATCGATCCATTAATCTATGCATTCCGTAGCCAGGAGATGCGCAAGACCTTTAAAGAAATCATTTGCTGTTGCAGCTTACCAGGAACATGTGTGTGTGAACTGCCCAGCCGGTACTAA